In Limisalsivibrio acetivorans, one genomic interval encodes:
- a CDS encoding alkaline phosphatase family protein, protein MKTGIHLLLFLIAQLLFAEPHPVNTVAVISIDALHPAAVSEENSPNIYGFIKEGRYSSEASSTQPPKTLIAHTAMLSGLSPEENGKTDNTWKKGEDRVSEPTMLSTAKQAGYETALIYSKPKLGYLANEHTDTEIYSKFNAIEKAVKTLDINKKQFIFLHISGLDFAGPESGWLSDDYLDEFNFIDEMLAMFFNKLSKGSSYLLVITSDHAGHGKIHGSKHPEDAKRPLIVYSNSGHPPELTPDTLKISNLKQYIESIYIR, encoded by the coding sequence ATGAAGACTGGGATACACTTACTATTATTTTTAATCGCACAGCTCTTATTTGCAGAACCCCATCCGGTTAATACCGTAGCGGTTATATCCATCGATGCACTCCACCCTGCTGCAGTAAGTGAGGAAAATTCCCCCAATATTTATGGCTTTATTAAAGAGGGGAGATACTCAAGCGAAGCATCCAGTACACAGCCTCCGAAAACACTTATCGCACACACAGCAATGCTGAGCGGCCTGTCTCCTGAAGAAAACGGTAAAACTGATAATACATGGAAAAAGGGCGAGGACAGGGTCTCAGAGCCCACAATGCTCTCCACAGCCAAACAGGCCGGCTATGAGACAGCATTAATTTACAGCAAACCAAAGCTTGGATATTTAGCCAACGAACATACTGATACTGAAATATACTCTAAATTCAATGCCATAGAAAAAGCAGTCAAGACCTTGGATATTAATAAAAAACAATTCATATTCCTTCATATCAGCGGGCTTGACTTCGCAGGTCCGGAAAGCGGGTGGCTTTCCGATGATTATCTTGACGAATTCAACTTCATTGATGAAATGCTGGCTATGTTTTTCAATAAACTCTCAAAAGGCAGCTCCTATCTTCTGGTTATCACATCGGATCATGCCGGACATGGAAAAATACACGGTTCGAAGCATCCTGAGGATGCAAAAAGACCTCTGATCGTATACTCAAATAGCGGCCATCCACCTGAACTAACGCCAGACACATTAAAAATCAGCAACCTTAAGCAATACATCGAAAGTATCTATATCAGGTAA
- a CDS encoding bifunctional diguanylate cyclase/phosphodiesterase has product MINDINIHKFVFMSLSELDLPIFIVDDAGGIVYANNAATEYTGYSNGELLSMGVCDIDLYHSSSERFSKHWKYMLSDDFKKVKSFETVHRTASGEAVPVEVIPSFFEYQGRLFSTTIVRNIKLQKEYKDEIELFKAVMNESHDMVFIVRMSDSFLEYANKTAINKSGYTLDEMREIGIDSFRISDNNDYDEHSRQLAEKGSMVDYAKLKRKDGTMFPIEARLRVVDYKEESYNIAIISDISEKVERNNELNDINEKLDKLVKKRTLELTDSLSILESYMQAIDHSSIVSRTDHNGRITYVNDIFCEVSGYSKNEAVGNKHNINRHPDNTDAFYNGLWSTINSKKPWKGVMKNLAKDGSDYYMNLVILPIQNSRGEILEFIGVGSDITELVNQKEKYKNLLFYDSLSGLGNRNKLLSDIGSSGYIALGFIDINSFNTINDFYGIEFGDVLLYEFACFLKGYFPEEYELYRLHGDQFAVLTDKLNKAELVDKLKSAIKYFSENTFRVEDKNLTISLTSAVSSEANRLAYSTCDLAVRYAKKHGQDLVEYSEELGIEKGLSENIENAALLQRSFADNRVLLHYQPIYNSENDIINKYECLVRIKTEEGGILSPFSFLEAAKVSRLYSRLSQIIIKKAFQTAAKHPELTFSVNIGVDDIVDKTTRKLIFKELNSMGGHNIIFEIVESEEIRSDENVMSFLSKVKEMGARIAIDDFGTGYSNFGYLVNINADYIKIDGSLISKINESKSTYNIVKLIIEFAKLHDMKTIAEFVSDEHIYRSLKELGIDFMQGYYIGKPGELFEIS; this is encoded by the coding sequence ATGATTAACGATATCAATATCCATAAGTTTGTGTTCATGTCTCTGAGCGAGCTCGATCTTCCTATCTTCATTGTTGATGATGCCGGAGGGATAGTTTACGCAAATAATGCTGCAACAGAATATACAGGGTACAGCAATGGCGAGCTACTCTCTATGGGGGTCTGCGACATCGACCTTTACCATTCTTCATCTGAGCGGTTTTCCAAACATTGGAAATACATGCTCTCCGACGATTTCAAAAAGGTTAAATCATTTGAAACGGTTCACAGGACAGCGTCAGGTGAGGCGGTTCCGGTAGAGGTTATCCCCTCCTTCTTTGAATATCAAGGGCGCCTATTCAGCACCACCATCGTCCGTAATATTAAACTCCAAAAGGAATACAAAGATGAGATAGAGCTGTTTAAGGCAGTTATGAATGAATCCCATGATATGGTTTTCATCGTAAGGATGTCCGATTCATTTCTGGAATATGCTAATAAAACGGCCATAAATAAATCAGGTTATACCCTTGATGAAATGAGAGAAATTGGCATAGATTCCTTCCGTATTTCTGATAACAATGACTATGATGAGCACTCCAGACAGCTGGCCGAAAAAGGTTCCATGGTGGATTATGCAAAGCTGAAACGCAAAGACGGAACCATGTTCCCCATTGAGGCAAGGCTCAGGGTTGTGGATTATAAGGAGGAAAGCTACAACATTGCGATTATATCAGATATCTCTGAAAAGGTAGAGAGGAACAACGAACTCAACGATATTAACGAAAAGCTGGACAAGCTTGTTAAGAAGAGGACCTTAGAGCTAACAGACAGTCTGTCCATCCTCGAAAGCTATATGCAGGCCATCGACCACAGTAGCATAGTCAGCAGGACTGATCATAACGGACGTATTACTTATGTTAACGATATTTTCTGCGAGGTCTCTGGTTATTCAAAAAATGAGGCCGTTGGGAACAAGCATAACATCAACAGGCATCCGGATAACACCGATGCATTTTACAACGGGCTTTGGAGCACAATAAATTCAAAGAAACCATGGAAAGGGGTTATGAAGAACCTTGCCAAGGATGGTTCTGACTATTATATGAACCTTGTGATCCTCCCTATTCAGAATAGCAGGGGGGAGATACTTGAATTTATCGGAGTCGGAAGTGATATAACCGAGCTTGTAAACCAGAAAGAGAAGTATAAGAATCTTTTATTCTATGATTCTCTGTCCGGACTCGGCAACAGAAATAAGCTCCTGTCAGATATCGGTTCCAGCGGATATATCGCCCTCGGGTTCATTGATATAAACAGCTTTAATACAATAAATGATTTCTACGGCATTGAGTTCGGAGATGTACTGCTTTATGAGTTCGCCTGCTTTTTAAAGGGATATTTCCCGGAAGAGTACGAGCTATACAGGCTTCACGGCGATCAGTTTGCAGTGCTGACGGATAAGCTTAACAAGGCTGAGCTTGTGGATAAGCTTAAGTCTGCGATAAAATATTTTTCGGAGAATACTTTCAGGGTTGAGGATAAGAATCTTACGATATCATTGACCTCTGCGGTTTCTTCGGAGGCTAATCGTCTTGCTTACTCCACCTGTGATCTGGCTGTGAGGTATGCGAAGAAGCACGGTCAAGACCTTGTTGAGTATTCAGAAGAGCTTGGAATCGAGAAGGGGTTGTCAGAGAATATAGAGAATGCGGCGCTTCTGCAGAGATCCTTTGCGGATAACAGGGTTTTGCTTCATTATCAGCCCATATACAACTCTGAAAATGACATAATCAACAAGTATGAATGTCTCGTCAGGATTAAAACCGAGGAGGGGGGAATCCTTTCCCCGTTCAGCTTCCTTGAGGCTGCTAAGGTATCCAGGCTCTACAGCAGGCTCTCCCAGATTATAATCAAGAAAGCTTTTCAGACCGCTGCGAAGCATCCCGAGTTGACTTTCAGCGTGAATATAGGTGTTGATGATATCGTTGACAAAACAACGAGGAAACTGATTTTTAAAGAGCTTAACTCCATGGGAGGACACAATATTATCTTTGAGATTGTGGAGTCGGAGGAAATCAGGAGTGATGAGAATGTTATGAGTTTCCTCTCCAAGGTCAAGGAGATGGGGGCAAGGATTGCCATAGACGACTTCGGAACAGGATACTCAAACTTCGGGTATCTTGTTAATATAAATGCGGATTATATTAAGATTGACGGTTCGCTCATATCAAAAATTAATGAGAGTAAAAGCACATACAACATTGTTAAGCTTATTATTGAGTTTGCAAAACTGCATGATATGAAAACAATAGCAGAGTTTGTGTCCGATGAGCACATCTACCGGAGCTTGAAGGAGCTGGGCATCGATTTCATGCAGGGGTACTACATAGGCAAGCCGGGCGAGTTATTTGAGATTAGTTGA